The Aliiroseovarius pelagivivens genome contains a region encoding:
- a CDS encoding M24 family metallopeptidase, which translates to MSDARLTLGTVGAPSRGFPEAEFATRTEKAQALMAQQGLHGMLLLTEPEVRYFSGFHTLFWQSPTRPWFLFVPATGKPIAIIPEIGAELMRQTWIEDIRTWSAPAPSDDGISLLTELLSPLAQSGGRLGVLKGHETNLRMPLGDYERLMSSLRGMEVADATGLVRALRMVKSEAEIEKLAHICGIGSRTFGEVPQLAREGLPFEDLFRLFRREALFQGADDVPYLVGGADQGGYHDVISPPSPRPLQRGDIFMLDTGATWDGYYCDFDRNWAIGHADDASRRAYDVLWRATEAGIEAARPGTTCRDLFHAMQSVIAELDDQGGDVGRLGHGLGMQLTEWPSHAAFDDTVIEENMVLTFEPSLSYGDGRIMVHEENIVVRADGAKLLTQRAATELPVI; encoded by the coding sequence ATGTCTGACGCGCGGCTGACTCTTGGGACCGTTGGCGCACCTTCGCGGGGGTTCCCGGAAGCCGAGTTCGCCACCCGTACCGAAAAAGCGCAGGCCTTGATGGCGCAACAGGGGCTACACGGGATGCTTTTGCTGACCGAACCCGAGGTGCGCTATTTCAGCGGCTTTCACACGCTGTTCTGGCAAAGCCCCACGCGACCTTGGTTTCTGTTCGTCCCGGCAACTGGCAAGCCCATTGCGATCATCCCGGAAATCGGCGCCGAATTGATGCGCCAGACATGGATCGAGGATATCCGCACCTGGAGTGCCCCTGCCCCGTCGGATGACGGGATCAGCCTGCTGACCGAGCTTCTGTCTCCTTTGGCGCAGTCCGGCGGCCGGCTGGGCGTCTTGAAAGGCCACGAAACAAACCTTCGAATGCCATTGGGCGATTATGAACGGCTGATGTCATCTTTGCGCGGCATGGAGGTCGCGGATGCCACCGGTCTGGTCCGCGCCCTGCGCATGGTCAAATCCGAGGCTGAAATCGAAAAGCTTGCGCATATCTGTGGCATCGGTTCACGCACATTTGGCGAGGTGCCACAGCTTGCCCGCGAAGGGCTGCCTTTCGAGGATCTGTTCCGCCTCTTTCGCCGCGAAGCATTGTTTCAAGGTGCCGATGATGTGCCCTATTTGGTCGGCGGCGCGGATCAGGGCGGATATCACGACGTGATCTCGCCCCCGTCGCCCCGCCCCTTGCAGCGTGGGGATATCTTCATGTTGGACACGGGCGCCACGTGGGACGGGTATTACTGCGACTTTGATCGAAACTGGGCCATTGGTCATGCCGATGATGCCTCGCGCCGAGCCTATGACGTTTTATGGCGCGCGACCGAGGCCGGGATCGAGGCCGCCCGCCCCGGAACCACCTGCCGCGACCTGTTCCACGCCATGCAATCTGTGATCGCCGAGCTGGATGATCAGGGCGGTGATGTTGGGCGTCTGGGGCATGGGCTGGGGATGCAGCTGACCGAATGGCCGTCGCACGCCGCGTTTGACGACACGGTGATAGAGGAAAACATGGTGCTGACGTTTGAACCCTCGCTTTCTTATGGCGATGGGCGCATCATGGTCCATGAGGAAAACATCGTCGTGCGGGCGGATGGCGCAAAGCTTTTGACCCAACGCGCAGCGACTGAACTGCCAGTGATCTGA
- a CDS encoding maleate cis-trans isomerase family protein yields the protein MLKLEFDTDDGIGTRANLGMIVLETDETLETEFARMADLEGVARYHSRIPMVTDIRPDTLARMKDDLPASARLFPSSFEFDVIGYGCTSASTVIGSDNVAAAIQSVRPGAKVTDPLAALIAAGKSLGAKNLGFITPYIPEVSLKMREKLEAAGFHISAGGSFEEGDDRVVARITEGAIHNAGLQVASTADANCDALVIACTNLRCLNVIPQLEAELGIPVLSSNTALVWHMLRLAGIEDEMPQICRLFGTQLAS from the coding sequence ATGCTGAAGCTTGAGTTCGACACAGATGACGGGATCGGAACGCGCGCCAATTTGGGCATGATCGTTCTGGAAACGGATGAAACGCTAGAGACCGAGTTCGCCCGGATGGCAGACCTAGAAGGCGTCGCGCGCTATCACAGCCGCATCCCGATGGTCACTGATATCCGCCCAGACACTCTGGCGCGGATGAAAGATGACCTGCCTGCATCGGCAAGGCTATTCCCATCGTCGTTCGAGTTCGACGTGATCGGGTATGGCTGCACTTCGGCATCGACCGTGATTGGCTCGGACAATGTCGCGGCCGCAATTCAAAGCGTTCGTCCCGGTGCGAAAGTGACCGATCCTCTGGCTGCGCTGATCGCGGCGGGGAAATCTCTGGGTGCGAAAAACCTCGGCTTCATAACACCTTACATCCCTGAAGTGTCACTGAAAATGCGCGAAAAACTGGAAGCTGCGGGCTTTCACATTTCGGCTGGCGGATCGTTCGAGGAAGGCGATGATCGTGTGGTCGCCCGTATCACTGAAGGCGCAATCCACAACGCCGGGCTTCAGGTCGCGAGCACCGCCGACGCCAATTGCGACGCCCTTGTGATCGCCTGCACCAATCTGCGCTGTCTGAATGTCATTCCGCAGCTCGAGGCCGAACTTGGCATCCCGGTCCTGTCCAGCAACACAGCCCTTGTGTGGCACATGCTGCGTCTGGCTGGGATCGAAGATGAGATGCCCCAAATTTGCCGGCTGTTCGGCACTCAACTCGCCTCCTAG
- a CDS encoding autotransporter assembly complex protein TamA: MRKLNFAPLWRRICMPVALVFLGQSALALDDVQITVLGADSDLESAINAASLVQTAKQDGETDPRDVMAAALAEYGRLTEVLYANGYYGGVIRIRVDGREAGRIPVFNLPTRISTIAITVDPGAPFTFGAARVAPLAPGTKLPEGFRAGARAESTQVQAAADAAHLAWRQAGHPKADLTSQSITADHTRHTLSADLRFTSGPKAQFGRMTQTTDSTVRAERITRIAGFPSGEVYSPEALEKVASRLRRTGAFSSVSLTEAETLNPDDTLDVGLALADEKPRRFGVGAELSSQEGIGLSAYWMHRNFLGGAERFRVEGEVAGIGGQNSGTDYRLGARLEQPATFGPDTTAFGYANAAYEDEPAYISRSIELGAGMTRIFSDTLNGEIGVGLHYSDTTDVFGDREFFHLTLPIGLTWDRRNDLLDATSGLFVRAEVTPFLSLNDGGSGARGFVDARAYRGLGVGDRFVFAGRVQAGTVYSESVTDIPPEYLFFSGGGNSVRGQPYQSLGIPVGADLRGGRSYLALSTELRATITDTIGVVAFADAGHVSDDSLFAGDGNWHAGAGLGVRYKTPIGPLRLDVAWPISGDTGDGIQIYLGIGQAF; the protein is encoded by the coding sequence TTGAGAAAGTTGAATTTCGCGCCGCTTTGGCGACGGATTTGCATGCCCGTCGCGTTGGTCTTTTTGGGTCAGTCTGCACTGGCGCTCGACGACGTTCAGATTACGGTTCTGGGGGCAGACAGCGATCTGGAAAGCGCGATCAATGCAGCATCACTTGTACAGACTGCCAAGCAAGACGGTGAAACCGATCCCCGCGACGTGATGGCCGCCGCGTTGGCGGAATATGGTCGCCTGACGGAAGTGCTTTATGCCAATGGCTATTACGGCGGCGTGATCCGCATCCGTGTCGACGGACGCGAGGCCGGGCGCATCCCCGTTTTCAACCTGCCTACTCGTATCAGCACCATCGCGATCACCGTGGATCCGGGTGCTCCGTTCACATTTGGAGCGGCGCGCGTTGCGCCTCTGGCTCCGGGGACGAAGTTGCCTGAAGGGTTTCGCGCTGGCGCACGTGCAGAAAGCACGCAAGTTCAAGCGGCTGCCGACGCGGCCCATCTGGCTTGGCGTCAGGCGGGTCACCCAAAGGCTGATCTGACCAGCCAAAGCATCACCGCCGATCACACCCGTCACACCCTGTCGGCAGATCTGCGATTTACCTCAGGTCCCAAAGCCCAGTTTGGCCGCATGACCCAGACGACTGACAGCACAGTCCGGGCCGAGCGCATCACACGTATCGCCGGATTTCCCAGTGGCGAGGTATACTCGCCCGAAGCCCTTGAGAAAGTGGCAAGCCGTCTGCGCCGCACAGGCGCGTTCTCATCTGTATCCCTGACTGAAGCCGAGACGCTCAACCCGGATGACACGTTGGACGTGGGGCTTGCCCTCGCTGACGAAAAACCACGTCGGTTTGGTGTTGGCGCAGAATTGTCATCGCAAGAGGGCATCGGCCTATCCGCATATTGGATGCACCGAAATTTCCTTGGCGGGGCGGAACGCTTCCGGGTCGAAGGCGAGGTTGCCGGTATTGGCGGGCAGAACAGCGGCACGGACTATCGCCTGGGCGCACGATTGGAACAACCTGCCACGTTCGGCCCCGACACGACGGCATTCGGGTATGCCAATGCCGCCTACGAAGATGAGCCGGCGTATATTTCGCGCAGCATTGAACTGGGGGCCGGGATGACACGCATCTTCTCGGACACCCTAAACGGCGAGATTGGCGTTGGGCTGCATTATTCCGACACCACCGACGTATTCGGCGATCGCGAGTTCTTTCACCTGACGTTGCCGATTGGTCTGACATGGGACCGTCGCAATGATCTGCTGGATGCGACTTCAGGTCTGTTTGTCCGCGCCGAGGTCACACCGTTTCTATCTCTGAACGATGGTGGCAGTGGCGCACGGGGTTTTGTTGATGCGCGCGCCTATCGCGGACTGGGGGTCGGAGACCGCTTTGTGTTCGCGGGCCGTGTTCAGGCGGGCACAGTTTATTCTGAGAGCGTCACGGATATCCCACCCGAATACCTGTTCTTCTCGGGCGGCGGAAACTCGGTCCGCGGACAGCCTTATCAGTCGCTGGGTATCCCCGTAGGTGCAGACCTGCGCGGCGGGCGGTCTTATCTGGCGCTGTCCACTGAACTGCGCGCAACAATCACCGATACGATTGGCGTGGTAGCCTTTGCCGATGCCGGTCATGTCAGCGATGACAGCCTGTTTGCAGGCGATGGCAACTGGCACGCAGGTGCGGGGCTTGGGGTGCGGTATAAGACCCCTATCGGGCCGCTTCGCTTGGATGTGGCGTGGCCGATTTCCGGAGACACCGGTGACGGCATTCAAATCTACCTCGGCATTGGACAGGCGTTCTGA